The Miscanthus floridulus cultivar M001 unplaced genomic scaffold, ASM1932011v1 fs_292_3_4, whole genome shotgun sequence genome includes the window CTCCTGCAGCTGAGGAGCCACCGCGGAGGCGTAGGGGTCGGCCGAGAGGCCAGGGTCGGCAGGCGCGTGCAGCGACTCGACCGCCGTCGCCTGTACCTCCCTCGCctcaggaggaggcggaggaggagcagcacgaGCACGAGGAGCAGGCCGAGCAGGAGGAGGGCGAGCACGAGGAGGAGGGCGAGCACGAGGAGGAGGGCGAGCACGAGGAGCCCTCGGCGgggggttcctcttcctctgcttcAAAGATCTAGTTGCGAGGCCCTTCACGCCTCCCGGAACAGGCTATACCTTTCATGAAACGGCCAGTGATTCGCCCCAATGGGCCAAGGTAAGTATCTTAAGATGTTATCGctacttcatttgatatgtttaacatggcaaaatacaaactaatattttttcgtTAATCACTTGGACAGGGGATGGAAGGTTGTGGCTGCAGGTGATCACAAACGCCTTCCCGGTGGAATCCTGGGCCTTCTGTGTAGGGAACACTTCCCCGGCCTGGTGGCCTAGGCAGGAGGGGTGGAGCCAGCCTACACGTTCGAGCACTATGCCTCTGCCCCCGATGCACGAGATCGGGAAGGCAGGAAATTCGACAACAAGGCGCAGCGGGTTGTGAAAGAGTTGTGGGTAAGCCTTCCCCGCACTatcttgctcaatacatcgcattcctaTCACATCCTTGAAATAATGACTACATACATAATGTTTATATGCAGGATTACTACAGATGTGACGAGGGATACGAGGAGAGGGCCGAGAGGCACGCTCACAAAGCCTGCTAcaagctcgtgaaggacatgcactacgaggcgcgtaTCCTGGCTGTACAGCAATACAAAGCTGTCTTCGAGGAAGTGAAGATCGACAAAGACCTCGCAAGAACCTTGACGCTGACCAAAGAGCAATACATGCTGGTAAATACTGTTTCTTCCTGAGATTAAGTACACTTACTGTGTTCTTATATGACAAATGCATGTTGACGTGTAGGTGCCTCCAATTTGGGTGGCCGGTAAAGGCGAGTGCTGGAGGaaaatggtggacaagtggtgctccctGGAGTGGTCGGAGACACACGCCGCTtgtcgggagcggcgtttgatgatgacaggtgcaccacaccatcagggGAACCTTACCCTTGCCGAGTACGCGGAGAGATGGGTACGTGACTTCATTTATGTATTCCAACGCTTGCTTCTGCATagtttctaatgatcttactgtttgtttcacagtcggcgtcacatggtggcgcaccttgctcccaggtgaaggcatgggctatggcccacaagggcaaggcgacgtccgccgtcgacttcaacccggaggacccccCCTCGGCGTACAGCAATCCCTCCATCCAAAGCCGTCTCACCGAGTACACAACGGCGGCCAAGGCGGTCCATGGGccggagtacgatccgagcacccaggatttCGAAGGTGACcttgtcatgagggtgggaggaggcaagaagcatggcaggTATTGGCTTGGCGACAGCGTCGTCGACACGGCCACTacccccactctctcccagatccgagcaagcgACACGGGCCAGAGGCcgcccatacgcccacggccgactagtacacagcacgccatgcagactttgcaggttattactcttttattcgtcgttcattgtttCTTACATACCTTTGACTTCCATTGTAACAGTGGGGTGAAATTTTGTAGgccgagcttgaagaagagaggaggcagagaatAGCGTTGGAGGCGAAGATTGACGCTGATCGGCAGAGGCAGGAGCACATGTTTCAGTGGATGCAAAATCTCGGCGCGAAGATGGGTGAACCTCTGCCACAAGCGCTATtccttcctcctcgtcctcctgaagACACTCCTGTGAGTACATCTATCCCCAGTGCCGATTAGTCTTTAGCAATGGGTGTTAAGTTTTTGAACATGGAGAATGGTGGTGGTAGCCGACCTGCACTATAAGGACTTGTTTGGATCAATTTTACATTACTAGAATCTGAACTATGAATGAGATTATAATAATCTAGATTATGAATTATGATAATCTAGCTAGGTTGTTTGTATCCTTGGGGTTTATTATAGGTTCTGGATTACAAAATTTGTAAGAAACAACAATGTGAGAAAAAAAGAATAAAGCTAGACTGACTGGAATATatagaaggaaagaaaaaaataccCGTAACCGGCCGGTCATACCGTATACGGCCTATCATATAAGTCGTTTCTCGTCTTCATAATTGCCTCTTGGCCTCGGCCGCTAGTTTAAATTTACACTTGAATTTGCAGTTTGCTTGCCTGAACAAAACTCTCTGATGCATTGAACCACACTTCGCAGTGGTTGACTTGAGATTAGTGTCATATATCAATATATATCTGGCATTCTTATAGTAAATGTTTTTCTTACAAATATTTGTGTGCAACTTGAGAATACTTCAGCACCATCCATCACCTTTTCCAAGTAATTACTAAGCTACCATCTGATATCCAGTGTTATTTTCTACATCCTGCCATCCTGTTTCAGGAAGATATCTGAATATGGCCCATTGGTTTCCTCTTTCATTTCCTATGGAATGCAAGTACAGGAGGGCATTGGTCCTTCTGTTGCTAATCTGAGATATGAACAATGACGAAAATTTATTTTATAATTCAGAGAAAGTGAAGAGCAAGTTGTTAGCAGCCAACTCAGAGCAGCACTACCCCATCAAAAGTAGAAAAATAAACCTTTACCTTCTTGCTAACCTGTAAACTGTGGTTGACATTGACTGCACAGTTCATGAATTATTTTGAGATTTGGTATTCGCATCTTATATGGTGCACCATAGGCTTGTTGTGCAATGGCATCTATTCTAATTCTGAAAATGATCAGGAGTTGGAGCATCAAGCAGATTTTAGCCTGTGCTGCGATGCCATCTGTTTTTCATTCCTTTGTTTGGGTTTTGTATAGCCATCTCCCCCCAAGGATTTGCTGTGCAGGGGTGGGCTTCTTTCTTGTTCAGCCTTGTTCACGTGTTCCTGTTCTTGGAGTGGGTTTTTGTGGTTCTGCTTCTTGGTTGCGCTCTCCATCCGTGTACGCCTGCTAGTGGGGGCAAACCCTCCCCAAACCATGGTGCACATATGTGGCTCCTCTCGGGATTTGTAGTGTTCAAGAACTTGTTGGACCATGGTGCTCTGGTGCAACTTCGGGCAAAAAAAAAATGAGAGTTTATTGTTTGCCATTTTTTTTTACCTGGGTAGTTTGGGACATGAAGAAAGGCACATTTTCAGTGTCTGTTGCACTTTAACGAAACTAGCTGCAATCAATGAATCATAGATCTATATTCCAAATCAAGGGTTAAGGGTTTTAAAGATAGTACAACTTCTGCAATCCTATTTCCTAGAAGTATCTGATAGACCTCTAATTTTTGTATTGTACATTTTCACAGTCCTAGCTCAAAATTCTGCTTGTAACACCTGCCAATCTGAGATGGAtattaaaatcaatcatgataGAGAAGATCATAAAATCACTTAGCAGTTTTCCAACTGTTGGTGCTTCTGAATTAATTTATAAACGTAgcacagtagtagtagtattgctGCTGCTACAGGCTACAGCATTGAGCAGCGGCAGTTGCCGACTGATCGAACAAGAACCAGCTTCCTCGCAGCCTGTTCCATGAGCTTATTCAGATCTACTCCGTACTTTTTAAGTTATGAAACAGTGTTTTTGCCTCGCTAACGTTTCAGcaccaaaaggacccaacatatACAAAGTGACTATTAAAAGAATTGAATAGGGCATACTTACCATCAAATAAACGACCCTAAGCTATATATGTCTCAACAATTCCTTTTGCAGCTATCAAGTAATCTTATCTATTCTTTGTGCAgggtcaatcggcggcatcaaacgatgtacctcatgacccaccgcagcagtcgccgtggtctaattggtgatttgcttcttttcatgtgttgaacttattccttgtgttgcacttatgcttgtaatgcacttgtggtgGATACTTTAAACTCGAACCTTATGTTGGTATTGTGGTATGACATTTGTGTACCATTGTGGATTATTGTGACATATGTGATGTGGTGTGTGgagatgatatatatatgtgatatatgtgctgtgaaacatatctgtgctgtgatatatatatatgtgctgtgaaatgtaatgcaaaaaaaaaaaaatcagatttctgaggctttgccgagtgttatgaccaagacactcggcaaagaaacacaatttgccgagtgttatcacCAAGAAACTCGGCGAAaagctattttttaaaaaaaccaaatactgtttgaaaaatatttaccgagtgtcttacagtgccacactcggcatatGTTTATTAGTTGCCGAGAGCAACACTCGGCGAAAAGGATTTTTAAAAAACCCAAATACTGTTTGAAAAATATTTTCCGAGTATCTTACAGTGCGACACTcggcatatgtttatcatttgccgagcgcagcactcggcgaaaaggaattctaaaaaccaaaaaatatttttataaaactagttgccgagtgccttgccgtttGACACTCGGCGAAGTAACTGTTAACGGCGGGTCCGGCGTTACGACCGTTTACTTTCGCCGAGAGCTAaactgcacacggcaaaatgtttgccgagtgcccgataaatggcactcggcaaagttggctttgccggtaCTATTTATGGCGAGTGCTAttcgccgagtgtggcactcggcgaacaatttgccgagtgttttacgtagtttgccgagtgtttcgggcactcggcaaactcaaggagtccagTAGTGAGAAGAAGAGCTTGTTTGTGTTGAGCTGATATTACGTGTTTTAGTTCCATAATGCAGAATACATTCAGATTTGACCACGGAAGTGCATGCAACATGGACGTTACAACATCATGTTCATATGAGCAAAGCAGAAAAGTCTTGTAGAGGGCAAGGGTCAAAGGAAAGAGCAACAAGATAAACAAGGAGGAAGGCTCTAGCAGGGGTAGCTAATACCCGCTGCCGGTGTTTATTGTTCAACCTGCTGGAACCGACTAAGCGATTGAAATAGTCCCTGGCGGCAGGTATATATATGGCAGTTACATATTTCCACAATCTTGATGGATTCTTCAAGCAGTATATCCTTACCTGTCCTAGTAAGTACAGACGACTAATCTCGGCATGCTTGACTTCACCGCGTATATCTGGATGAATGAGTAGCAAGTTTGATTTGTCACCTAGCAATTATGGTCGGCAACACAAATTACTAGGTACATAGTCAAGTCAGGCATGATCCATACAGCTCAGCTAATTCGTGTCCATCTACTGCTCCATCCGGTAGTCCTTGTTTCCTAAGTCAATTTTTCTCTAATTTTGATCGTATTTATAGAAGATACACCAGCAACTATACAGTTACACTATCAAATTAGTTTTAATAAACGTACATGAAATAATTCTGAACAATATATTAATTTTGTATTGTAGGTTTTGACACATTTTTCTTGCCCTTGATGTTTGTCAAATCTGTTGCATAAAATTATTCATTTCTTTTATAATGAAACAAAGGAATAATCTTATGATCCAACGCATAAAAATGCTCGTGCATCCTTGCTTGTGCATCAAACCATATATCATCGTTGATAACATTTGTGCACTTGACCACGTTTCCAACACACGCAATTGGTCATCACCATTTTTTCCTGGAACAAATGTACTATGTAGGACCGACACACAGATCGAGTTGTTGGTGAATGATAGAGCAAAGCGAAGGGCCAGGAAACCGGAATTCCAGCCCATAGGAAATATGATGGAGTCGCCAAATTCATCCACATGAGTTCGGATGTATGTCACCAAAGAGCAACGTTGCAGCCTTTCATTTGTCCTTTCAATCTTTCCTCAATACACACATCTAGAACACATCTAGAAGTTCACGTCATCATTTACTGTAGGAACAAAACACTACTTCATTAACAGATTTTTTTTTCATAACTTCAACTCTCCTTATCTTGAAATACATGTAGCATGTTTGGTTGCCTCGTTCTTGCCCAGCTAGGCTCTCTAGATGCAACTTTCAGGTGTTTGCGGTTGCCCGCATCGAGGTATAAATAAGACGCGCAAAAGGCAGCTCAGAGCCTGGCTCCCGTTATATGGATTTTATTTACGTTTTTGACGAACCCTGCTCGCATGGTGCAGCAGAGTTCTGTAAGAGATACTATGAACATGTGATTACCGTGTATTAAGTGATATTAGTGTTTTCTTTGACAAATATATTAATGTATTTTAATGTAGATTAAAATATGAAAAGTAAAATAGAGACTAGCTACTAGAGTTCAGATACACAAGTTAAATATTATAAGATTACttgtttttttctatttttatttcatATGATAACACAATTAACCAAACACTATCTTCTCTCAGCCAAGCTATATACATACGACAACCAAACAACAGCTTGCATCTCCAGTCTGCCCTACGTGAGCCAGTTCCCAGATGCGAGCCAGGCTCCACTCAACAACAAACCAAACACGATGAAGGTATTGAAGCAATTTTATGACCAAACAAGGAGTTTAGCAAACTTACTTACCCCTCAATATAATTAGTTGTTCCATTGTTAACTTTCTAATTAGTTTCCTAGTAATACTGTATGAAAAGGAATGAATAATGCATGTCATTTATTTCGGTTATCAATTACGTGAGTCATTTTGGACAAGATGATGTTCAAAAGGCATGCATTTATAAGGATTAAAAGGCAGATACACATGAATAAGGTCGAAATTATAATTTAAGATAAAGTTTGAATCTTCAAAACTTTGTATTTCAAGACAAATGAAGTAGAGTACTTTTTTatgtaataaaaaatatatatattataagtaGACCCTCAACTATATATCTTTCAAAAACAGGGGCCAAGCTCAGCTGCACTACCGAAATGCACAGGTTTGCCGTGTGCCCATGGCACACGGCGAaggcaaaaaaacactcggcaaagactttgccgagtgttgcactcgacaaacgacactcggcaaacacagacTCGGCAAAGCTTTCTTTCCCTAGTGTTTtttgtcgagcactcggcaaagatgttgccgagtgctaaacccgacactcggcaaacattttctgcaaaaaataaaaaaacaattgCCACCAACGGCCGCCGACCACCACGGCCGCCGCCAACATCAGCGCCCAGATCCACCAACACGCTGCCACGCCCGCTGCCGCCCCACGCCGCCCAGCCACCACAACCACGGCGCTGCTAGCACACCCAcgccgccaccacgccgccgccaacACACCCACACACCACCCAACCACCACCACGCCAACACCACAAAGCCCGCCGCTCGCCACCACCAGAGCCTAGATCCGATCGCCACCGACCTCCACCAgctggatccgggagagggagggccagatccggGGAAGAAGGCCGCCATCGGCCTCCACCGGccagatccgggagagggaggggcagcgccggggaagaaggccaGGGAGGGGCAGCACCGGGGATGAAGAAGTCAGGGGAGGGGCAGCGCCAGGGAAgaaggggagaagaaggggaggggcggcGGCCCGGGAGAggtagggaggggaggggcgttgGGGGCCGCCGGGCCGGgtgccgaggaagaagaagggagggggcgctgggggccgggtacggaggaagaaggggagggggcgctgggggcCGGGTACGGAGGAAGAAGGGGAGTGCGGAAGGAGGGGTGGGGCACTGGGGTGGTTATGTAGATATttttgtttgtcgagtgccctggATCTAGcaatcggcaaagttttttttttcatttttttcttctccttcttttctagaaaattttttttatttttttgccgagttttctagatctgaacactcggcaaagtttttttttattttttttcttctccttcttttctagaaaaaagattttatttctttaccaagtgtttttttgacactcggcaaaccctctctttaccgagtgttttttttacactcggcaaacccactctttgccgagtttttttttgccgagtgtttttagagcagcactcggcaaagaacttgttcgtcgagtgcccgagggaatacactctggcaaatttgaggattccggtagtgcTGGTTGGGTTCCTTTGGGTGGAACCTGCCCACCCGGGTAAGTCCCCGACTTGACACAGGTGCTCGCATTTTTTTTGGATTTATTACATGATTTAACGGCGCTAtttctttcagtggtaggcgacgtgcactactagagaacatactttagaacgatgtcccaatttggcattagtctcggcattttttgcccctgggactagaaggcctttagtcccggttggtgtctccaaccgagactaaatgtcCCTGCACAacggctaaaccgggactaaaagtcctccaacctttagtcccggttggtaatactatcaaccgggactaaagggtctacctttagtttgggttggtaacaccaaccgggactaaaggtccccggatgggttagttcaaaaggaaagcatcccatctattgttagatgtgtt containing:
- the LOC136531166 gene encoding uncharacterized protein translates to MRSVGSFYQSPVSAPAEEAPAAEEPPRRRRGRPRGQGRQARAATRPPSPVPPSPQEEAEEEQHEHEEQAEQEEGEHEEEGEHEEEGEHEEPSAGGSSSSASKI